The proteins below are encoded in one region of Deltaproteobacteria bacterium:
- a CDS encoding RluA family pseudouridine synthase, protein MTSGERDRSVVCPAGAVDRLDRVLAKIFPATSRGAARRLIADGRVFVDGRRCRVASRPVYPGNELRVASAAAVARATSAAVPPVLYEDDDLLAIDKPAGMATAPTRVAAAGTALDLVTEVLRARKRGPARLWVVHRLDAATSGVLVFAKTRTAAAALSAAFAEGRVEKTYLAWVSGAPGAPAGAIDLAIAAEGRRARVDPRGRPARTDWEVVERGEGRTLLRLRPRTGRMHQIRVHLRALGHPILGDRAYGGPAGRRLMLHAERLVLPHPNTGGAVTLVAPTTL, encoded by the coding sequence ATGACCTCGGGCGAGCGGGATCGGTCGGTCGTTTGCCCCGCCGGTGCGGTGGACCGGCTGGACCGCGTTCTGGCGAAGATCTTCCCCGCGACCTCGCGCGGTGCGGCGCGCCGGCTGATCGCCGATGGGCGCGTGTTCGTCGACGGGCGGCGCTGTCGGGTGGCGTCCCGGCCGGTCTATCCGGGAAACGAGCTGCGGGTCGCGTCGGCGGCCGCCGTCGCACGCGCCACGTCGGCGGCCGTTCCGCCGGTCCTCTACGAGGACGACGATCTCCTCGCGATCGACAAGCCGGCCGGTATGGCGACCGCGCCGACCCGGGTCGCCGCCGCGGGGACGGCGCTCGACCTCGTGACCGAGGTCCTGCGGGCGCGCAAGCGCGGGCCGGCGCGTCTCTGGGTCGTGCACCGCCTCGACGCCGCGACCTCGGGCGTGCTCGTCTTCGCCAAGACGCGTACGGCGGCTGCGGCGCTCTCGGCGGCGTTCGCGGAGGGCCGCGTCGAGAAGACGTACCTCGCGTGGGTGAGCGGCGCGCCCGGCGCGCCCGCCGGTGCCATCGACCTCGCGATCGCGGCCGAGGGGCGGCGCGCGCGCGTCGATCCGCGCGGCCGCCCGGCGCGCACGGACTGGGAGGTCGTCGAGCGCGGCGAGGGGCGGACGCTCCTGCGGCTCCGTCCTCGCACGGGTCGGATGCACCAGATCCGCGTGCACCTGCGCGCGCTCGGCCATCCGATCCTCGGCGACCGCGCATACGGCGGTCCGGCGGGGCGGCGGCTCATGCTGCACGCCGAACGGCTCGTGCTGCCGCATCCGAATACGGGCGGCGCGGTGACGCTCGTCGCGCCGACGACGCTCTGA
- a CDS encoding thioredoxin domain-containing protein yields METRRTYVIALLALALAAPGCAQKSDIEAVQTTQKEILAKLEKIEKDIAARPAAPAAAQRPQIDPNKVYQIPVGNSAVRGPKDAPVTIVMFSDFQCPFCAQSAPVVEQVLAAYPNDVNFIMKQFPLRQIHPNADPAARAAIAAGKQGKFWEMHDELYKNSRNLTPETIKGIAEKIGLDMKKFEADQGSDEVKKQVDEEMALGAKSDVRGTPSFFVNGKIAQNRSLDGFKTQIDAELKAKGKKS; encoded by the coding sequence ATGGAGACTCGCCGTACGTACGTGATCGCGCTGCTGGCGTTGGCACTGGCCGCACCGGGATGCGCGCAGAAGAGCGACATCGAGGCGGTGCAGACCACACAGAAGGAGATCCTGGCCAAGCTCGAGAAGATCGAGAAGGACATCGCGGCGCGGCCGGCAGCGCCCGCCGCCGCGCAGCGTCCGCAGATCGATCCGAACAAGGTCTACCAGATCCCGGTCGGCAACTCCGCGGTCCGCGGGCCGAAGGACGCGCCGGTCACGATCGTGATGTTCTCCGACTTCCAGTGCCCGTTCTGCGCCCAGTCGGCGCCGGTCGTCGAGCAGGTGCTCGCCGCCTACCCGAACGACGTCAACTTCATCATGAAACAGTTTCCGCTCCGCCAGATCCACCCGAACGCCGACCCCGCCGCGCGCGCCGCCATCGCCGCCGGCAAGCAAGGCAAGTTCTGGGAGATGCACGACGAGCTCTACAAGAACTCGCGCAACCTCACACCCGAGACGATCAAGGGCATCGCCGAGAAGATCGGGCTCGACATGAAGAAGTTCGAGGCCGACCAGGGCTCGGACGAGGTGAAGAAGCAGGTCGACGAGGAGATGGCGCTCGGAGCGAAGAGCGACGTGCGCGGCACGCCGAGCTTCTTCGTGAACGGCAAGATCGCGCAGAACCGTTCGCTCGACGGCTTCAAGACGCAGATCGACGCCGAGCTGAAGGCCAAGGGCAAGAAGAGCTGA
- a CDS encoding 1-acyl-sn-glycerol-3-phosphate acyltransferase, giving the protein MGPLADTQTMEAELAASRTARWRARALLNRWIFRGMLFSMGTIAVILHRVLPWKGVAWAFARLSARNLARLCGVRVHVHGLEHLAGPGPWIFAPNHQSNFDIAALLGYLPGQNRFIAKKELFAEPVLGTVLRTMGMIPVDRDNPLAAIERLNEAATEGSSLIIFPEGTRSRDGQLLPFKKGPFIAAIHLKLPIVPVICCGTSAVMPKGGYLSIVPGDVDVYVEPPIRTDDLGYDDRSALRDRVRAVIAARLSEAQAPRG; this is encoded by the coding sequence ATGGGCCCTCTCGCCGACACCCAAACGATGGAGGCCGAGCTCGCGGCGAGCCGCACGGCTCGATGGCGTGCGCGCGCGCTCCTGAACCGCTGGATCTTCCGCGGCATGCTCTTCTCGATGGGCACGATCGCCGTGATCCTGCACCGCGTGCTGCCCTGGAAGGGCGTCGCCTGGGCCTTCGCGCGGCTGTCGGCGCGGAACCTGGCGCGCCTCTGCGGCGTCCGCGTGCACGTCCACGGGCTCGAGCACCTCGCGGGCCCGGGGCCGTGGATCTTCGCGCCGAACCACCAGAGCAACTTCGACATCGCGGCGCTGCTCGGGTACCTCCCGGGCCAGAACCGCTTCATCGCGAAGAAGGAGCTCTTCGCGGAGCCGGTGCTCGGCACCGTGCTCCGCACGATGGGGATGATCCCGGTCGACCGCGACAACCCGCTCGCGGCGATCGAACGGCTGAACGAGGCCGCCACGGAGGGGTCGTCGCTCATCATCTTCCCGGAGGGCACGCGGAGCCGCGACGGCCAGCTGCTGCCCTTCAAGAAGGGACCCTTCATCGCGGCGATCCACCTGAAGCTGCCGATCGTGCCGGTCATCTGCTGCGGCACGAGCGCGGTGATGCCGAAGGGCGGATATCTCTCGATCGTCCCCGGCGACGTCGACGTCTACGTCGAGCCCCCCATCCGCACCGACGACCTCGGGTACGACGACCGCAGCGCGCTCCGCGACCGCGTGCGGGCGGTGATCGCCGCCCGTCTCTCGGAGGCCCAGGCGCCCCGAGGCTGA
- a CDS encoding radical SAM protein gives MRIYFVSPTHYDANGALHKTTRYWTSGITLPYLKAITPPGHDVRLVDELMQDVNLDHECDVVGITAMGPQIVRAYDLARAFRARGRRVVLGGTWVTLTAEESLKHADAVVAGEAEDVWPEVLADFSEGRTKGIYRAKSGWRSLAGLAPIDYETLPLLKLQAFRESALYRMYFHWPVIFSRGCPHPCEYCAVQTYYQRAYRTRPADDVLEDLRRIKALGGNRILFLDDNPIAHPNDAKELFRRMIPFGMKWASQSTINMARDPELLDLAARSGCVSLSIGLESINQESLRGIKKDFNQATRFREDIAALRAKGIQVIALIMVGLDGDTVDTFGRTLQFLLDSKVSFLKLFTPCPYPGTKFYDDLAREGRILDGNWARYDYGSPLIKPTGMTSDEMMDGFKYVYEGFYSIKNILRRFSPPPKGQLLESLAYVVANLKVNRYLRSHERAWATIS, from the coding sequence ATGCGGATCTACTTCGTCTCGCCGACGCACTACGACGCGAACGGTGCCCTCCACAAGACGACGCGCTACTGGACGAGCGGCATCACGCTCCCCTACCTGAAGGCGATCACGCCGCCGGGGCACGACGTCCGGCTCGTCGACGAGCTGATGCAGGACGTGAACCTGGACCACGAGTGCGACGTCGTCGGCATCACCGCGATGGGACCGCAGATCGTCCGGGCGTACGATCTCGCGCGCGCGTTCCGGGCGCGCGGTCGCCGCGTCGTCCTCGGCGGCACCTGGGTTACGCTCACCGCGGAGGAGTCGCTGAAGCACGCCGACGCCGTCGTCGCCGGGGAGGCCGAGGACGTCTGGCCCGAGGTCCTCGCCGACTTCTCCGAGGGGCGGACGAAGGGCATCTACCGCGCCAAGAGCGGATGGCGCTCGCTCGCCGGGCTGGCGCCGATCGACTACGAGACGCTGCCGCTGCTGAAGCTCCAGGCGTTCCGCGAGAGCGCGCTCTACCGCATGTACTTCCACTGGCCCGTGATCTTCTCGCGCGGGTGTCCGCATCCCTGCGAATACTGCGCGGTCCAGACCTACTATCAGCGCGCGTACCGGACGCGGCCGGCCGACGACGTGCTCGAGGACCTCCGCCGCATCAAGGCCCTCGGAGGGAACCGCATCCTCTTCCTCGACGACAACCCGATCGCGCACCCGAACGACGCGAAGGAGCTCTTCCGGAGAATGATCCCGTTCGGGATGAAGTGGGCGTCGCAGTCGACCATCAACATGGCGCGCGATCCCGAGCTGCTCGACCTCGCGGCGCGGAGCGGCTGCGTGAGCCTGTCGATCGGACTCGAGAGCATCAACCAGGAAAGCCTGCGCGGCATCAAGAAGGACTTCAACCAGGCCACGCGCTTTCGCGAGGACATCGCCGCGCTCCGTGCCAAGGGCATCCAGGTGATCGCGCTCATCATGGTCGGCCTCGACGGCGACACCGTGGACACGTTCGGGCGCACGCTGCAGTTCCTGCTCGACAGCAAGGTGTCGTTCCTGAAGCTCTTCACGCCGTGTCCGTATCCCGGCACCAAGTTCTACGACGACCTCGCCCGCGAGGGCCGCATCCTCGACGGCAACTGGGCGCGGTACGACTACGGATCGCCGCTCATCAAGCCGACCGGCATGACCAGCGACGAGATGATGGACGGCTTCAAGTACGTGTACGAGGGATTCTACTCGATCAAGAACATCCTGCGGCGCTTCAGCCCGCCGCCGAAGGGCCAGCTCCTCGAAAGCCTCGCGTACGTGGTCGCCAACCTGAAGGTGAACCGCTACCTGCGCTCGCACGAGCGCGCCTGGGCGACGATTTCCTAG
- the gloA gene encoding lactoylglutathione lyase encodes MKMLHTMIRVGNLDRSLGFYTDLLGMKLLRKKEYPGGRFTLAFVGYGDESDHTVVELTHNWDTERYDIGTGFGHLALGVEDLYRTCDRLRARGVRITREPGPMKHGTTEIAFIEDPDGYKIELIQLKGRGD; translated from the coding sequence ATGAAGATGCTGCACACGATGATCCGCGTGGGCAACCTCGATCGCTCACTCGGCTTCTATACCGACCTGCTCGGGATGAAGCTCTTGCGGAAGAAGGAGTACCCCGGCGGCCGCTTCACCCTCGCGTTCGTGGGCTACGGCGACGAATCGGATCACACGGTGGTCGAGCTCACCCACAACTGGGACACCGAACGCTACGACATCGGCACGGGGTTCGGTCATCTGGCGCTCGGCGTCGAGGACCTCTACCGCACCTGCGACCGGCTGCGCGCGCGCGGCGTGCGGATCACGCGCGAGCCCGGTCCGATGAAGCACGGCACGACGGAGATCGCGTTCATCGAGGATCCCGACGGCTACAAGATCGAGCTCATCCAGCTGAAGGGTCGCGGCGACTGA